A stretch of Catenulispora sp. GP43 DNA encodes these proteins:
- a CDS encoding putative cobaltochelatase encodes MPPYPFTAVVGLDDLRLALLLNAVSPAVGGVLVRGEKGTAKSTIVRALAAVLPQIAVVPSCRFSCDPATPDPACPDGPHLPGATAARSRPARLIELPVGATEDRLVGSLDLEKVLASGVAAYEPGLLAAAHRGLLYVDEVNLLHDHLVDLLLDAAAMGVAHVEREGVSVRHAARFLLVGTMNPEEGELRPQLLDRFGLTVEVRASRDPAERAEVVRRRLAYEADPEGFAAAWEQADKETAARIEAARALLPSVVLPEAELLRVTRICAAFEVDGMRADLVTARAATALAAWAGRDVVIAEDVRQAAMLALPHRRRRHPFDAPGLDEERLDEAMDDGDEDPDPGPGSGGPDGGGGPDGGGGPDGGGGPDGGGGSNGGDTSGGPSNGAEPEPSVGASTGESPAEQKQVSGSSREQPAATATEPFKARLLQVEGVGTGAEGRRSRARAAGGRSVGARPGARGLHLIATVHAAAPQQVARGRRDGALRLRSEDLREPIREGREGNLVLFAVDASGSMAARQRMAAVKGAILSLLLDAYQRRDKVGLVTFRGRTAEVALPPTWSVDAGAARLASLPTGGRTPLAAGLLQAADVLRVERMRDPDRRPLVLVVTDGRATQASHSKDPLADTRRAAAHLRQAVAALGGTAVVVDCEAGPVRLGLAGRLAADLGADHLPLTDLAADALTAAVHGNRPRSDRRAA; translated from the coding sequence GTGCCGCCGTACCCGTTCACCGCCGTCGTCGGGCTCGACGACCTGCGGCTGGCCCTGCTGCTGAACGCCGTGTCCCCGGCCGTCGGCGGCGTGCTCGTGCGCGGGGAGAAGGGCACTGCCAAGTCGACGATCGTGCGCGCCCTGGCCGCCGTGCTCCCGCAGATCGCCGTGGTCCCGAGCTGTCGGTTCTCGTGTGACCCCGCGACCCCCGACCCGGCCTGCCCGGACGGCCCGCACCTCCCCGGCGCCACGGCGGCCCGGTCCCGCCCGGCGCGCCTGATCGAGCTCCCGGTCGGCGCCACCGAGGACCGCCTCGTGGGCTCCCTGGACCTGGAGAAGGTCCTGGCCTCCGGCGTCGCCGCCTACGAACCCGGCCTGCTGGCCGCCGCGCACCGCGGCCTGCTGTACGTGGACGAGGTCAACCTCCTGCACGACCACCTCGTGGACCTGCTCCTGGACGCCGCCGCGATGGGCGTCGCGCACGTCGAGCGCGAAGGCGTCTCGGTCCGGCACGCGGCGCGCTTCCTGCTCGTCGGCACCATGAACCCCGAAGAGGGCGAACTGCGCCCGCAGCTGCTGGACCGGTTCGGCCTGACCGTCGAAGTCCGCGCCAGCCGCGACCCGGCCGAGCGCGCCGAGGTGGTCCGCCGCCGCCTGGCCTACGAGGCCGACCCCGAGGGCTTCGCAGCGGCCTGGGAGCAGGCGGACAAGGAGACGGCCGCACGCATCGAGGCGGCGCGCGCCCTGCTGCCCTCCGTGGTGCTCCCGGAGGCCGAACTGCTGCGAGTCACTCGGATCTGTGCGGCGTTCGAGGTCGACGGGATGCGCGCGGACCTGGTGACGGCACGGGCCGCGACCGCGCTCGCGGCCTGGGCCGGGCGCGACGTGGTGATCGCCGAGGACGTGCGGCAGGCCGCGATGCTGGCGCTGCCGCACCGCCGGCGGCGGCATCCGTTCGACGCGCCGGGCCTGGACGAGGAGCGGCTGGACGAGGCCATGGACGACGGGGATGAGGATCCTGATCCCGGTCCCGGTTCCGGTGGGCCCGACGGCGGCGGTGGGCCCGACGGCGGCGGCGGTCCTGACGGCGGCGGCGGTCCTGACGGCGGCGGCGGTTCCAACGGTGGCGATACTTCCGGCGGCCCGTCCAACGGTGCCGAGCCTGAGCCCTCGGTCGGTGCCTCGACCGGCGAATCACCCGCTGAGCAGAAGCAAGTGTCCGGATCGTCGCGCGAGCAGCCCGCCGCCACTGCCACTGAGCCCTTCAAAGCCCGCCTGCTCCAGGTCGAAGGCGTCGGCACCGGCGCCGAAGGCCGCCGCTCCCGAGCCCGCGCCGCCGGCGGCCGCTCGGTCGGCGCCCGCCCCGGCGCGCGCGGCCTCCATCTGATCGCGACCGTCCACGCCGCCGCGCCCCAGCAGGTCGCCCGGGGCCGTCGCGACGGCGCTCTGCGTCTGCGCTCCGAGGACCTCCGCGAGCCGATCCGCGAGGGCCGGGAAGGCAATCTCGTCCTGTTCGCGGTCGATGCCTCCGGGTCCATGGCCGCCCGCCAGCGCATGGCCGCCGTCAAGGGCGCGATCCTCTCGCTGCTCCTGGACGCCTACCAGCGCCGTGACAAGGTCGGCCTGGTGACCTTCCGCGGCCGCACCGCCGAGGTCGCGCTGCCGCCCACCTGGTCCGTCGACGCCGGCGCCGCCCGGCTGGCCTCGCTGCCCACCGGCGGCCGCACCCCGCTGGCCGCCGGTCTGCTCCAGGCCGCGGACGTCCTGCGCGTCGAGCGCATGCGCGACCCGGACCGGCGGCCCCTGGTCCTGGTCGTCACCGACGGCCGCGCCACCCAGGCCTCGCACTCGAAGGACCCCCTCGCCGACACCCGCCGCGCCGCGGCCCACCTCCGCCAGGCTGTCGCGGCCCTGGGCGGCACGGCCGTCGTCGTGGACTGCGAGGCCGGCCCGGTCCGCCTGGGGCTGGCCGGGCGCCTGGCCGCCGATCTGGGCGCCGACCACCTGCCCCTCACCGATCTCGCCGCCGACGCGCTCACCGCGGCGGTGCACGGCAACCGACCCCGCTCCGACCGGAGGGCCGCCTGA
- a CDS encoding GNAT family N-acetyltransferase, translating into MVDWVRLELDVEAFDDAAFERYPRRAREAGIDFATLADLGDTADHRRAVYELNKTCSADIPERGEFFSYEEYLAQRIEVPTFDPAGIVLAIRDEAWIGMSATSLRSPEVAFSEMTGVLAPYRGQGLSLALKVPAIRFVRAAGRRRLVAFHHPRNASAIAMNRRLGFVGQGGSAAD; encoded by the coding sequence ATGGTGGACTGGGTTCGCCTCGAACTGGACGTCGAGGCATTCGACGACGCGGCCTTCGAGCGGTATCCGCGGCGGGCCCGCGAGGCCGGTATCGACTTCGCCACCCTGGCCGACCTCGGCGACACCGCCGATCACCGCCGCGCGGTATACGAGCTGAACAAGACCTGCTCAGCGGACATCCCGGAGCGCGGCGAGTTCTTCAGCTACGAGGAGTACCTGGCACAACGGATCGAGGTGCCCACGTTCGATCCCGCCGGCATCGTGCTGGCCATCCGCGATGAGGCGTGGATCGGGATGTCGGCCACCTCACTGCGGTCGCCGGAGGTCGCGTTCAGCGAGATGACCGGCGTGCTGGCGCCGTACCGGGGCCAGGGCCTGTCGCTGGCGTTGAAGGTGCCGGCCATCCGGTTCGTGCGGGCCGCCGGCCGCCGGCGGCTCGTGGCCTTCCACCACCCGCGCAACGCTTCCGCGATCGCGATGAACCGGCGCCTGGGCTTCGTCGGCCAGGGCGGTTCTGCGGCGGACTAG
- the bfr gene encoding bacterioferritin, whose product MQGDKDIIAFLNEQLTAELTAINQYWLHYKLQEDRGWKKLAEYTRSESIDEMKHADKLAERIIFLDGLPNFQKLFPLEIGHSVTEMFQADMKVEVAAVERLRNGIKLMRERGDVTSANLFEEILADEEHHIDYLETQLDLIGQLGEPLYIAQLVEQPDS is encoded by the coding sequence ATGCAGGGTGACAAGGACATCATCGCGTTCCTCAACGAGCAGCTCACGGCCGAACTGACGGCGATCAACCAGTACTGGCTGCACTACAAACTGCAGGAAGACCGCGGCTGGAAGAAGCTCGCCGAGTACACCCGCAGCGAGTCCATCGACGAGATGAAGCACGCGGACAAGCTCGCCGAGCGCATCATCTTCCTGGACGGGCTGCCCAACTTCCAGAAACTGTTCCCGCTGGAGATCGGCCACAGCGTCACCGAGATGTTCCAGGCCGACATGAAGGTCGAGGTCGCGGCGGTCGAGCGGCTGCGCAACGGGATCAAGCTGATGCGCGAGCGCGGGGACGTCACGTCGGCGAACCTCTTCGAGGAGATCCTGGCCGACGAGGAACACCACATCGACTACCTGGAGACCCAGCTGGACCTGATCGGCCAGCTCGGGGAGCCGCTGTACATCGCGCAGCTGGTGGAGCAGCCGGACTCCTGA
- a CDS encoding sensor histidine kinase — MVRPSSPRPAAVGPLLVAVGVVVVTALDGPSPADQIRALVPLAAVLLGMGLLLRDLAAERRGAWLDASDRHRRPVDARTAVGALVIGGALVRLLSNGASLTAETSAVIAALILFCGGVLIALPYLLRVLRDLDAERAERVRAQQFAEVAAHMHDSVLHTLTLIQRADPGEVAGLARAQERELRAWLYDRRGRALDAEAPETFAAALRSAAAEVEDRHGARIDVVAVGDTELGDGLAACVAAAREALVNAAKYAGGAPISVFAEVEAEAAGGRRIEVFVRDRGPGFDLGAVGADRMGIRESIVGRMARHGGHGEVRTALGAGTEVRLEMRSEARAEARPEMRPETRPESRSELRSEMEDD; from the coding sequence ATGGTCCGACCGTCCTCCCCGCGCCCGGCCGCCGTCGGTCCGCTGCTGGTGGCCGTCGGCGTCGTGGTGGTGACGGCGCTCGACGGCCCCAGCCCCGCCGACCAGATCCGGGCCCTGGTACCGCTGGCGGCGGTGCTGCTCGGCATGGGGCTGCTGCTGCGCGACCTGGCCGCCGAGCGGCGGGGGGCCTGGCTCGACGCCTCGGACCGGCACCGCCGCCCGGTCGACGCCCGTACCGCGGTCGGCGCCCTGGTCATCGGTGGCGCGCTGGTGCGGCTGCTGAGCAACGGAGCGTCCCTGACGGCGGAGACCAGCGCGGTCATCGCGGCGCTCATCCTCTTCTGCGGCGGGGTGCTGATCGCCCTGCCGTATCTGCTGCGGGTACTGCGGGATCTGGACGCCGAGCGTGCCGAACGCGTCCGCGCGCAGCAGTTCGCCGAGGTCGCGGCGCACATGCACGACTCGGTCCTGCACACGCTGACCCTGATCCAGCGTGCTGATCCCGGCGAGGTCGCCGGGCTCGCGCGGGCCCAGGAACGGGAGCTGCGGGCCTGGCTGTACGACCGCAGGGGCCGGGCCCTGGACGCGGAGGCGCCGGAGACGTTCGCCGCGGCGCTGCGGTCGGCGGCGGCCGAGGTGGAGGACCGGCACGGGGCGCGGATCGACGTGGTCGCGGTCGGCGACACCGAGCTCGGGGACGGACTGGCCGCCTGCGTCGCGGCCGCCCGCGAGGCGCTGGTCAACGCGGCCAAATACGCCGGCGGCGCACCGATCTCGGTGTTCGCGGAGGTCGAGGCCGAGGCGGCCGGGGGCCGGCGGATCGAGGTGTTCGTCCGCGACCGCGGGCCCGGGTTCGACCTCGGCGCGGTCGGCGCGGACCGGATGGGGATCAGGGAGTCGATCGTCGGGCGGATGGCCCGGCACGGGGGGCATGGCGAGGTGCGGACGGCGCTCGGTGCCGGGACCGAGGTACGGCTGGAGATGCGGTCGGAGGCGCGGGCCGAGGCGCGGCCTGAGATGCGACCGGAGACGCGCCCGGAGTCCCGTTCGGAGCTGCGTTCGGAGATGGAAGATGACTGA
- a CDS encoding class II 3-deoxy-7-phosphoheptulonate synthase: MSEVVRNPAGTGSVEDTWSALPAGQQPEWPDAAELSAVVSELRSYPPLVFAGEADQLKDRIAAVARGEAFLLTGGDCAETFAGVTADAIRAKLKTLLQMAVVLTYAASLPVVKVGRIAGQYSKPRSSSTETRDGVTLPAYRGDSVNGFDFTPEARTPDPKRLLRMYQASASTLNLVRAFTTGGYADMRQVHAWNQDFVAGSPSGERYEVLAGEIDRALQFMRACGTEPEELRTVEFYAAHEGLVLPYESALTRIDSRTGKPYATSGHYVWIGERTRDLDGAHVEYFSRISNPIGIKLGPKTSPDDALAYLDRLDPDREPGRLSFIVRMGAGQVREKLPALVEKVRGEGHQVAWICDPMHGNTFEAPSGHKTRRFDDVLDEVKGFFEVHHGLGSHPGGIHVELTGEDVTECVGGGEEIAFDVLHTRYETLCDPRLNRSQSLDLAFLVAEMLRARR, from the coding sequence ATGAGCGAAGTTGTCAGGAATCCGGCCGGGACCGGATCCGTCGAAGACACGTGGTCCGCGCTCCCCGCGGGCCAGCAGCCGGAGTGGCCGGACGCCGCCGAGCTGTCCGCCGTCGTCTCCGAGCTCCGCTCGTATCCGCCGCTGGTCTTCGCCGGGGAGGCCGACCAGCTCAAGGACCGGATCGCCGCGGTGGCCCGGGGCGAGGCCTTCCTGCTCACCGGCGGCGACTGCGCCGAGACGTTCGCCGGCGTCACCGCCGACGCGATCCGCGCCAAGCTCAAGACCCTGCTCCAGATGGCGGTCGTCCTCACCTACGCGGCCTCGCTGCCGGTGGTGAAGGTCGGGCGCATCGCCGGGCAGTACTCCAAGCCCCGCTCCAGCTCGACGGAGACCCGCGACGGCGTCACCCTTCCGGCGTACCGCGGCGACTCGGTCAACGGCTTCGACTTCACGCCCGAGGCCCGCACCCCGGACCCCAAGCGCCTGCTGCGCATGTACCAGGCCAGCGCCTCCACGCTGAACCTGGTGCGCGCGTTCACCACCGGCGGCTACGCCGACATGCGCCAGGTGCACGCCTGGAACCAGGACTTCGTGGCCGGTTCGCCCTCCGGGGAGCGCTACGAGGTGCTGGCCGGCGAGATCGACCGCGCCCTGCAGTTCATGCGGGCCTGCGGCACCGAACCCGAGGAGCTGCGCACCGTCGAGTTCTACGCCGCGCACGAGGGCCTGGTGCTTCCGTACGAGTCGGCGCTGACCCGCATCGACTCGCGCACCGGCAAGCCCTACGCCACCAGCGGCCACTACGTCTGGATCGGCGAGCGCACCCGGGACCTGGACGGCGCGCACGTGGAGTACTTCAGCCGGATCAGCAACCCGATCGGGATCAAGCTGGGCCCGAAGACCAGCCCGGACGACGCGCTGGCCTACCTGGACCGGCTGGACCCCGACCGCGAGCCGGGCCGGCTGTCCTTCATCGTGCGCATGGGCGCGGGGCAGGTGCGCGAGAAGCTGCCGGCGCTGGTGGAGAAGGTCCGCGGCGAGGGCCACCAGGTGGCCTGGATCTGCGACCCGATGCACGGCAACACCTTCGAGGCGCCCTCGGGCCACAAGACCCGCCGCTTCGACGACGTGCTCGACGAGGTCAAGGGCTTCTTCGAGGTGCACCACGGCCTCGGCTCGCACCCCGGCGGCATCCACGTCGAGCTCACCGGCGAGGACGTCACCGAGTGCGTCGGCGGCGGCGAGGAGATCGCCTTCGACGTCCTGCACACCCGCTACGAGACGCTGTGCGACCCCCGGCTGAACCGCAGCCAGTCGCTGGACCTGGCGTTCCTCGTCGCCGAGATGCTGCGCGCCCGCCGCTAG
- a CDS encoding response regulator, translating to MIRVLLADDQALVRAGFRALLEVQDGIEVAGEATDGAQAHRMAAELAPDVILMDIRMPGTDGLEATRLITADEKLSGVRILILTTFELDEYVFEAIRAGASGFLLKDTEPADLLRGLRAVAAGEALLAPSVTRRLIEEFAVRSKRTGPNPAAEQIKALTEREREVLALVAAGLSNEEIADRLVLSPLTAKTHVSRSMVKLGARDRAQLVVLAYESGLARPGWLD from the coding sequence ATGATCAGGGTCCTGCTCGCCGACGACCAGGCGCTGGTGCGCGCCGGCTTTCGCGCGCTGCTGGAGGTGCAGGACGGCATCGAGGTGGCCGGCGAGGCCACCGACGGCGCCCAGGCCCACCGCATGGCCGCCGAGCTGGCCCCGGACGTGATCCTGATGGACATCCGCATGCCCGGCACCGACGGCCTGGAGGCCACCCGCCTGATCACCGCCGACGAGAAGCTCTCCGGCGTCCGCATCCTCATCCTGACCACCTTCGAGCTGGACGAGTACGTCTTCGAGGCGATCCGCGCCGGCGCCAGCGGCTTCCTGCTGAAGGACACCGAGCCCGCGGACCTGCTCCGCGGCCTGCGCGCGGTGGCCGCCGGCGAGGCCCTGCTGGCCCCCAGCGTCACCCGCCGCCTGATCGAGGAGTTCGCGGTCCGCAGCAAGCGCACCGGCCCGAACCCGGCCGCCGAGCAGATCAAGGCCCTGACCGAGCGCGAGCGGGAGGTCCTGGCCCTGGTCGCGGCCGGGCTGAGCAACGAGGAGATCGCTGACCGGCTGGTGCTGAGCCCGCTCACCGCCAAGACGCACGTCAGCCGTAGCATGGTCAAGCTCGGCGCGCGCGACCGGGCGCAGCTGGTGGTGCTGGCGTACGAGTCGGGGCTGGCGCGGCCGGGGTGGCTGGACTGA
- a CDS encoding low specificity L-threonine aldolase, producing MATIDIEFPIDLRSDTVTKPSAPMREAMAAAPVGDDQYGEDPTVRRLEEAVAALFGFPEAMFVPTGVMANHIGIRLQVGPGEELICDADAHIVAHENGGLAAHAGIQTRTLPSARGLLDPDALAGMIRVGDRYTVGTRAVEVENTHNRGGGAVYPIETLRRIRALTDASGLGLHLDGARIWNAHAATGVPLPEYGAIAHTMSVCMSKGLGAPAGSLLLLPSGRSEEARSLRRRLGGSMRQVGILAAGAHYALDHNLDRLSQDHENARRIATALRVAGASVRDPETNIVLVDAADAPAVAKGCFAKGVRISAFGPKLLRIVTHLDVSAQDCDTAADVVSSVLMQSPERG from the coding sequence ATGGCGACCATTGACATCGAGTTCCCGATCGACCTGCGCAGCGACACCGTCACCAAGCCCTCCGCGCCGATGCGCGAGGCGATGGCCGCGGCGCCGGTGGGCGACGACCAGTACGGCGAGGACCCCACCGTCCGGCGGCTGGAGGAGGCCGTCGCGGCCCTTTTCGGCTTCCCGGAGGCGATGTTCGTCCCGACCGGCGTCATGGCCAACCACATCGGGATCCGCCTGCAGGTCGGCCCCGGCGAGGAGCTGATCTGCGACGCCGACGCGCACATCGTGGCGCACGAGAACGGCGGCCTGGCCGCGCACGCCGGGATCCAGACCCGCACCCTGCCCTCGGCGCGCGGGCTGCTGGACCCCGACGCCCTCGCCGGGATGATCCGCGTCGGCGACCGCTACACCGTTGGTACCCGCGCGGTGGAGGTGGAGAACACGCACAATCGCGGCGGCGGCGCCGTCTACCCGATCGAGACGCTGCGGCGCATCAGGGCCCTGACGGACGCCTCCGGACTCGGCCTGCACCTGGACGGCGCGCGCATCTGGAACGCCCACGCCGCCACCGGCGTGCCGCTGCCGGAGTACGGCGCGATCGCGCACACCATGTCGGTCTGCATGTCCAAGGGCCTGGGCGCCCCGGCCGGCTCGCTGCTGCTGTTGCCGTCCGGCCGCTCGGAGGAGGCCCGCTCGCTGCGCCGCCGCCTCGGTGGCTCGATGCGCCAGGTCGGCATCCTGGCCGCCGGCGCGCACTACGCCCTGGACCACAACCTGGACCGGCTTTCGCAGGACCACGAGAACGCCCGCCGCATCGCGACGGCGCTGCGCGTGGCCGGCGCCTCGGTGCGCGACCCGGAGACCAACATCGTCCTCGTCGACGCCGCCGACGCCCCGGCCGTGGCAAAGGGATGTTTCGCCAAGGGCGTGCGGATCTCCGCCTTCGGGCCGAAACTGCTGCGGATCGTGACTCATCTGGACGTGTCCGCTCAGGACTGTGACACCGCCGCCGACGTGGTTTCCTCCGTCTTGATGCAATCCCCTGAGAGGGGCTAG
- a CDS encoding cyclopropane-fatty-acyl-phospholipid synthase family protein, with protein sequence MTTPPKLGTSARLDFHGPLSAGRAGRLAAELAARAPATVVDYGSGWGEFLLRVLAAVPGARGTGIDVHGPDIVRGRALAAERALSGRAVFVEGSAADHAEPADLVLSLGAYQAFGSIPEALKALRARVCSGGRLLFGCEVWERTPTDSQLAAMWPGMTVEECLYLPDVVDAAVAAGFRPLRVETATRGEWEEFESRYAADAEEWLLANPGHPEAADLRAKLDEHLSIWLRGTRDVFGFGYLTLGVPA encoded by the coding sequence ATGACCACACCTCCCAAGCTCGGCACCAGCGCCCGCCTGGATTTCCACGGCCCCCTGTCCGCCGGCCGCGCCGGCCGTCTGGCCGCCGAGTTGGCCGCCCGCGCCCCGGCCACCGTCGTCGACTACGGGTCCGGCTGGGGCGAGTTCCTGTTGCGGGTGCTGGCCGCGGTGCCGGGGGCCCGGGGGACTGGCATCGACGTCCACGGGCCCGACATCGTCCGCGGGCGCGCGCTGGCCGCCGAGCGCGCTCTGTCCGGCCGGGCCGTGTTCGTCGAGGGCTCGGCCGCCGACCACGCCGAGCCGGCCGACCTCGTCCTCAGCCTGGGCGCGTATCAGGCCTTCGGCTCGATTCCCGAGGCCCTGAAAGCGCTGCGGGCCCGCGTGTGCTCCGGCGGCCGGCTGCTGTTCGGCTGCGAGGTCTGGGAGCGGACGCCCACCGATTCGCAGCTTGCTGCGATGTGGCCGGGGATGACCGTCGAGGAGTGCCTGTATCTGCCCGACGTCGTCGACGCGGCCGTCGCCGCCGGGTTCCGGCCGCTGCGGGTGGAGACCGCGACCCGCGGTGAGTGGGAGGAGTTCGAGTCCCGGTACGCTGCCGACGCCGAGGAGTGGCTGCTCGCCAACCCCGGCCATCCCGAGGCCGCCGATCTGCGGGCGAAACTCGACGAGCACCTCTCGATCTGGCTGCGCGGCACCCGCGACGTGTTCGGCTTCGGCTACCTGACGCTCGGTGTCCCGGCCTGA
- a CDS encoding sulfite oxidase-like oxidoreductase → MGQPGSGVDTDAGTAPADGRLPPGQRMQRGEWPVLHYGPVPRFKPASWDFRVTGATADGEEAIWFHEEFGALPTVEVVADFHCVTKFTMLDASWRGVSGRTILDLAPPAPDATHVTVWAEYGYSSNLRLEDLLREDVVFATHHDGAPLTPEHGFPLRLILPHRYAWKGPKWVRGIEYLTEDRRGFWEERGYHNIGDPWREQRYSYQEDPGDGPPL, encoded by the coding sequence ATGGGGCAGCCGGGATCAGGGGTGGACACAGACGCCGGGACGGCGCCGGCGGACGGCCGGCTCCCCCCGGGCCAGCGCATGCAGCGTGGCGAGTGGCCGGTGCTGCACTACGGCCCGGTGCCCCGCTTCAAGCCCGCGAGCTGGGACTTCCGGGTCACCGGGGCCACCGCCGACGGCGAGGAGGCGATCTGGTTCCACGAGGAGTTCGGCGCCCTGCCGACCGTCGAGGTGGTCGCCGACTTCCACTGCGTCACCAAGTTCACGATGCTGGACGCGTCCTGGCGCGGTGTCTCCGGCCGCACCATCCTGGACCTGGCGCCGCCGGCCCCGGATGCGACGCACGTCACCGTCTGGGCCGAGTACGGCTACAGCTCGAACCTGCGCCTGGAGGACCTGCTCCGGGAGGACGTCGTGTTCGCCACCCACCACGACGGCGCGCCGCTCACCCCCGAGCACGGCTTCCCGCTGCGGCTGATCCTGCCGCACCGGTACGCCTGGAAAGGGCCCAAGTGGGTCCGGGGCATCGAGTACCTCACCGAGGACCGCCGCGGGTTCTGGGAGGAGCGCGGGTACCACAACATCGGCGACCCGTGGCGGGAACAGCGGTACTCCTACCAGGAGGACCCCGGCGACGGGCCTCCGCTGTAG
- a CDS encoding LuxR C-terminal-related transcriptional regulator, translating into MTDPLPITVVLVDDHQMFRAGVRSELCRAAEAAGTAIEIVGEAGDTERAVEVVAATRPRVVLLDVHLPGGGGVEVLARTAAALPETRFLALSVSDAAEDVIAVIRAGARGYVTKSISGAELADAVRRVAEGDAFFSPRLAGFVLDAFSGGGTAARDEELDRLTPREREVLRYIARGYAYKEVARELVISVKTVETHVSSVLRKLQLSNRRELTRWASDRRLA; encoded by the coding sequence ATGACTGATCCCCTGCCGATCACCGTGGTCCTCGTCGACGACCACCAGATGTTCCGGGCCGGCGTGCGATCCGAGCTGTGCCGGGCCGCCGAGGCCGCGGGGACGGCGATCGAGATCGTCGGCGAGGCGGGCGACACGGAGCGGGCCGTGGAGGTCGTCGCGGCGACCCGGCCGCGGGTCGTGCTGCTCGACGTGCACCTGCCGGGCGGCGGTGGGGTCGAAGTGCTCGCGCGGACGGCGGCGGCGCTGCCGGAGACCCGGTTCCTCGCGCTGTCCGTGTCGGACGCGGCCGAGGACGTCATCGCGGTCATCCGGGCCGGGGCGCGGGGATACGTCACCAAGTCCATCAGCGGGGCCGAGCTCGCCGACGCGGTGCGGCGGGTGGCCGAGGGCGACGCCTTCTTCTCGCCGCGGCTGGCCGGGTTCGTGCTCGACGCGTTCTCCGGCGGCGGGACGGCCGCACGCGACGAGGAACTGGACCGGCTGACGCCGCGCGAGCGGGAGGTGCTGCGCTACATCGCGCGGGGCTACGCGTACAAGGAGGTCGCGCGCGAGTTAGTCATCTCCGTCAAGACCGTCGAGACGCACGTGTCCTCGGTGCTGCGCAAACTGCAACTGTCGAACCGCCGGGAGCTCACCCGGTGGGCGAGCGACCGGCGGTTGGCGTGA
- a CDS encoding bacterioferritin-associated ferredoxin: MYACICHAVTTAEVDAAVALGAKSVKQVRKATGAGSACGTCVKRLSCLLAAARVADSAPADVMPEAERLPEAAPAPVPAARPATPVFQHAPHCPAAVPALG; this comes from the coding sequence TTGTACGCCTGCATATGCCACGCGGTCACCACCGCCGAGGTGGACGCCGCCGTCGCGCTCGGTGCCAAGTCCGTCAAGCAGGTCCGCAAGGCCACCGGGGCGGGTTCGGCGTGCGGGACGTGCGTGAAGCGGCTGAGCTGCCTGCTCGCCGCCGCGCGGGTCGCCGACTCGGCGCCGGCGGACGTCATGCCCGAGGCCGAGCGGCTGCCGGAGGCGGCTCCGGCCCCGGTCCCCGCCGCACGCCCGGCGACCCCGGTCTTCCAGCACGCGCCGCACTGCCCGGCCGCGGTGCCCGCCCTGGGCTGA